The Cucumis melo cultivar AY chromosome 5, USDA_Cmelo_AY_1.0, whole genome shotgun sequence genome has a segment encoding these proteins:
- the LOC103491474 gene encoding protein LATERAL ROOT PRIMORDIUM 1-like isoform X2 produces the protein MWSAAAQRSLNYGLGSEMGMVGLRDVYVVAPASSFNQNPHQHDVNLLSDPHSLAVSNPATALGVGVGVGVIPLLTAGPCVGVEEENLFGNRSSNRGGGIQFQQSTQHYLKKTPSGSLDHVSGTNNELIGGGIGGSGGLASSSSATTTCQDCGNQAKKDCSHRRCRTCCRSRGFDCATHVKSTWVPAARRRERQLMAVTATAAADGSSASTSGAKKPRLIPSQTTSHTSTSNTTPPRSLDTSSSHQDVGNKEALPGQIRAQAVFKCVRVTAVDDGDDEYAYHAMVKIGGHVFKGFLYDQGVEAGDGFPNVSELHLGDGVGGGGTINNRNGSSSSPLVDPSDVYNTAASGSGGVPGFLGGSNYVFS, from the exons ATGTGGTCCGCTGCTGCTCAGCGTTCTCTCAATTACGGCCTTGGATCCGAGATGGGAATGGTTGGTCTTCGTGATGTTTACGTCGTTGCTCCGGCTTCTTCTTTCAACCAAAATCCTCACCAACACGATGTTAATCTTCTCTCCGATCCTCATTCTCTTGCTGTTTCCAATCCTGCCACAGCTCTCGGCGTTGGTGTAGGCGTCGGGGTTATTCCCCTACTTACCGCTGGTCCCTGCGTTGGAGTTGAGGAGGAGAATCTTTTCGGTAATCGGAGTAGTAACAGAGGTGGAGGGATTCAGTTTCAACAATCGACTCAACATTATTTAAAGAAAACGCCGTCGGGTTCTCTCGATCATGTTTCCGGTACTAATAACGAGTTAATCGGTGGTGGAATCGGCGGTTCCGGTGGTCTGGCTTCGTCGTCGTCGGCGACTACGACGTGTCAGGACTGTGGTAACCAAGCGAAGAAAGATTGTAGTCACAGACGGTGTAGAACTTGCTGTAGAAGTCGAGGGTTCGATTGTGCTACTCACGTGAAGAGCACGTGGGTACCTGCTGCTCGACGGAGAGAACGACAACTTATGGCGGTTACTGCTACCGCCGCTGCCGATGGCTCCTCCGCTTCCACCTCCGGCGCGAAGAAACCGCGGCTAATTCCCTCGCAAACCACTTCCCATACCTCCACTTCCAACACCACTCCTCCGAGAAGCCTCGATACGAGCTCCAGCCATCAAG ATGTCGGCAATAAAGAGGCACTACCGGGGCAAATACGAGCACAGGCGGTGTTCAAGTGCGTGAGAGTGACGGCGGTGGACGACGGCGACGACGAGTATGCGTATCATGCGATGGTGAAAATTGGGGGCCATGTGTTCAAAGGATTTTTGTACGATCAAGGCGTTGAAGCCGGAGACGGATTTCCTAATGTATCAGAATTGCATTTAGGTGACGGTGTCGGTGGCGGTGGAACCATAAATAATCGGAATGGTTCGTCTTCTTCTCCGCTTGTTGATCCGTCGGATGTTTACAATACTGCCGCCTCCGGCAGCGGCGGCGTTCCGGGTTTTCTTGGTGGATCAAATTATG TCTTTTCGTAA
- the LOC103491474 gene encoding protein LATERAL ROOT PRIMORDIUM 1-like isoform X3 codes for MWSAAAQRSLNYGLGSEMGMVGLRDVYVVAPASSFNQNPHQHDVNLLSDPHSLAVSNPATALGVGVGVGVIPLLTAGPCVGVEEENLFGNRSSNRGGGIQFQQSTQHYLKKTPSGSLDHVSGTNNELIGGGIGGSGGLASSSSATTTCQDCGNQAKKDCSHRRCRTCCRSRGFDCATHVKSTWVPAARRRERQLMAVTATAAADGSSASTSGAKKPRLIPSQTTSHTSTSNTTPPRSLDTSSSHQDVGNKEALPGQIRAQAVFKCVRVTAVDDGDDEYAYHAMVKIGGHVFKGFLYDQGVEAGDGFPNVSELHLGDGVGGGGTINNRNGSSSSPLVDPSDVYNTAASGSGGVPGFLGGSNYGI; via the exons ATGTGGTCCGCTGCTGCTCAGCGTTCTCTCAATTACGGCCTTGGATCCGAGATGGGAATGGTTGGTCTTCGTGATGTTTACGTCGTTGCTCCGGCTTCTTCTTTCAACCAAAATCCTCACCAACACGATGTTAATCTTCTCTCCGATCCTCATTCTCTTGCTGTTTCCAATCCTGCCACAGCTCTCGGCGTTGGTGTAGGCGTCGGGGTTATTCCCCTACTTACCGCTGGTCCCTGCGTTGGAGTTGAGGAGGAGAATCTTTTCGGTAATCGGAGTAGTAACAGAGGTGGAGGGATTCAGTTTCAACAATCGACTCAACATTATTTAAAGAAAACGCCGTCGGGTTCTCTCGATCATGTTTCCGGTACTAATAACGAGTTAATCGGTGGTGGAATCGGCGGTTCCGGTGGTCTGGCTTCGTCGTCGTCGGCGACTACGACGTGTCAGGACTGTGGTAACCAAGCGAAGAAAGATTGTAGTCACAGACGGTGTAGAACTTGCTGTAGAAGTCGAGGGTTCGATTGTGCTACTCACGTGAAGAGCACGTGGGTACCTGCTGCTCGACGGAGAGAACGACAACTTATGGCGGTTACTGCTACCGCCGCTGCCGATGGCTCCTCCGCTTCCACCTCCGGCGCGAAGAAACCGCGGCTAATTCCCTCGCAAACCACTTCCCATACCTCCACTTCCAACACCACTCCTCCGAGAAGCCTCGATACGAGCTCCAGCCATCAAG ATGTCGGCAATAAAGAGGCACTACCGGGGCAAATACGAGCACAGGCGGTGTTCAAGTGCGTGAGAGTGACGGCGGTGGACGACGGCGACGACGAGTATGCGTATCATGCGATGGTGAAAATTGGGGGCCATGTGTTCAAAGGATTTTTGTACGATCAAGGCGTTGAAGCCGGAGACGGATTTCCTAATGTATCAGAATTGCATTTAGGTGACGGTGTCGGTGGCGGTGGAACCATAAATAATCGGAATGGTTCGTCTTCTTCTCCGCTTGTTGATCCGTCGGATGTTTACAATACTGCCGCCTCCGGCAGCGGCGGCGTTCCGGGTTTTCTTGGTGGATCAAATTATG GTATTTAG
- the LOC103491474 gene encoding protein LATERAL ROOT PRIMORDIUM 1-like isoform X1 codes for MWSAAAQRSLNYGLGSEMGMVGLRDVYVVAPASSFNQNPHQHDVNLLSDPHSLAVSNPATALGVGVGVGVIPLLTAGPCVGVEEENLFGNRSSNRGGGIQFQQSTQHYLKKTPSGSLDHVSGTNNELIGGGIGGSGGLASSSSATTTCQDCGNQAKKDCSHRRCRTCCRSRGFDCATHVKSTWVPAARRRERQLMAVTATAAADGSSASTSGAKKPRLIPSQTTSHTSTSNTTPPRSLDTSSSHQDVGNKEALPGQIRAQAVFKCVRVTAVDDGDDEYAYHAMVKIGGHVFKGFLYDQGVEAGDGFPNVSELHLGDGVGGGGTINNRNGSSSSPLVDPSDVYNTAASGSGGVPGFLGGSNYGNQIS; via the exons ATGTGGTCCGCTGCTGCTCAGCGTTCTCTCAATTACGGCCTTGGATCCGAGATGGGAATGGTTGGTCTTCGTGATGTTTACGTCGTTGCTCCGGCTTCTTCTTTCAACCAAAATCCTCACCAACACGATGTTAATCTTCTCTCCGATCCTCATTCTCTTGCTGTTTCCAATCCTGCCACAGCTCTCGGCGTTGGTGTAGGCGTCGGGGTTATTCCCCTACTTACCGCTGGTCCCTGCGTTGGAGTTGAGGAGGAGAATCTTTTCGGTAATCGGAGTAGTAACAGAGGTGGAGGGATTCAGTTTCAACAATCGACTCAACATTATTTAAAGAAAACGCCGTCGGGTTCTCTCGATCATGTTTCCGGTACTAATAACGAGTTAATCGGTGGTGGAATCGGCGGTTCCGGTGGTCTGGCTTCGTCGTCGTCGGCGACTACGACGTGTCAGGACTGTGGTAACCAAGCGAAGAAAGATTGTAGTCACAGACGGTGTAGAACTTGCTGTAGAAGTCGAGGGTTCGATTGTGCTACTCACGTGAAGAGCACGTGGGTACCTGCTGCTCGACGGAGAGAACGACAACTTATGGCGGTTACTGCTACCGCCGCTGCCGATGGCTCCTCCGCTTCCACCTCCGGCGCGAAGAAACCGCGGCTAATTCCCTCGCAAACCACTTCCCATACCTCCACTTCCAACACCACTCCTCCGAGAAGCCTCGATACGAGCTCCAGCCATCAAG ATGTCGGCAATAAAGAGGCACTACCGGGGCAAATACGAGCACAGGCGGTGTTCAAGTGCGTGAGAGTGACGGCGGTGGACGACGGCGACGACGAGTATGCGTATCATGCGATGGTGAAAATTGGGGGCCATGTGTTCAAAGGATTTTTGTACGATCAAGGCGTTGAAGCCGGAGACGGATTTCCTAATGTATCAGAATTGCATTTAGGTGACGGTGTCGGTGGCGGTGGAACCATAAATAATCGGAATGGTTCGTCTTCTTCTCCGCTTGTTGATCCGTCGGATGTTTACAATACTGCCGCCTCCGGCAGCGGCGGCGTTCCGGGTTTTCTTGGTGGATCAAATTATGGTAATCAAATTAGTTGA